A single genomic interval of Desulfatiglans anilini DSM 4660 harbors:
- a CDS encoding sulfotransferase, translated as MSMFRVRILLRVLRRLRAAPSRAAGRSHRKTIRFLAVDLPLILILETINRICLIFDEFLFRDYRNTPIEKPVFMVGPPRSGTTFLHRLLFKDNRFTSLALWEILFAPSILQKKFLLALARIDRRRGNPVYHRILAAEERFLSGPMHRTSLFDPEEDEMLLVRTFSSGHFLIFLFPFEEEFRPLIYFDTELPKLERYQIMNFYKQCVQRHMYVFGKGKRFLSKNPGFSIKMQSLQHVFTDASFIYLARTPFESVPSNLSLFYYVHQKLPTATDDRHFIDFILEQMKNYYLYPLKKMGKLPRNQKAVVLYGDLIHSPEQTVRELYRQIEWPLTPSFAEILKRETSRAASFMSEHEYSLEQFGLSINIIEEKFREIFDIFGFETPFTETPSANMKT; from the coding sequence GCTTCGGGTGCTTCGCCGGCTGCGAGCCGCACCCTCTCGGGCCGCAGGACGATCCCATCGAAAAACCATCAGATTCCTGGCCGTTGACTTGCCGCTTATTTTGATCCTGGAGACCATCAACCGGATCTGCCTGATTTTCGACGAATTCTTATTCAGGGACTACCGGAATACGCCCATCGAAAAACCGGTCTTCATGGTCGGGCCACCCAGAAGCGGGACGACCTTTCTGCATCGCCTGCTCTTCAAGGACAACCGGTTCACTTCCCTGGCCCTATGGGAAATCCTTTTCGCCCCCTCCATCCTGCAGAAAAAGTTTCTTTTGGCCCTCGCCCGCATCGATAGGCGCAGGGGCAACCCTGTCTACCACCGGATTCTAGCAGCCGAAGAACGGTTTCTGTCGGGCCCCATGCATCGGACCAGCCTGTTCGACCCGGAGGAAGACGAAATGCTGCTGGTGCGAACCTTCAGCTCAGGGCACTTTCTGATCTTTTTATTTCCGTTTGAGGAGGAATTCCGCCCTCTGATCTATTTCGACACCGAACTCCCGAAGCTTGAGCGCTACCAGATCATGAACTTTTACAAACAATGCGTGCAGCGCCATATGTACGTCTTTGGCAAGGGCAAGCGGTTCTTGTCAAAAAATCCAGGTTTCAGTATAAAGATGCAATCTCTCCAACATGTTTTCACCGACGCATCATTCATTTACCTGGCGAGAACCCCTTTTGAATCCGTTCCTTCGAATCTAAGTTTATTTTACTACGTCCATCAAAAACTTCCTACAGCAACCGATGACAGGCACTTTATAGATTTCATCCTTGAACAGATGAAAAATTACTACCTTTATCCCCTCAAAAAAATGGGCAAACTGCCCAGAAATCAAAAAGCGGTTGTGCTATATGGCGATTTAATCCACAGTCCAGAGCAAACCGTTCGGGAGCTATACCGCCAGATTGAGTGGCCATTGACACCCAGTTTCGCTGAGATTCTGAAGCGGGAAACATCCAGGGCCGCATCGTTCATGAGCGAACATGAATACTCTTTAGAGCAATTCGGTCTCTCCATCAACATCATTGAGGAAAAGTTTCGGGAGATATTCGATATTTTCGGATTCGAAACACCCTTTACGGAAACACCTTCCGCCAATATGAAGACATAA